One stretch of Chryseobacterium fluminis DNA includes these proteins:
- a CDS encoding RagB/SusD family nutrient uptake outer membrane protein → MKKLKYLSLALITALFLTSCESDLETAPTNQANEAEVFKTAESAETVINGTWAKFNDDGPTYANIGYSTVLRTSDAMGSDVAVLTNKYGFPGAYAFTDLVNNTGSRPLYIWNSLYSVINNMNNVIARIDAAEGTQEKKDQVKGQAKALRAFCYLNLASFYQFSYLKDKNALTAPIYTEPTTTSSVGKKKASLEEIYTLVKSDLKDADLLLQNYSRNNKDKIDRSVVNGLLARAYLNTGEWTKAAASAKIARNGYALMTAEKYKDGFNDISNGEWIWGHGQTQEQSGESYAFHFLDVSSSGSYYYSFMADPYFKDLFDTNDIRYSLFSWDGNPGREGLLRYAKFKFKANLIADIVFMRAAEMYLIEAEAEARNGNVSNAVGVLNQLKLARNANPYAGSMAQNEVIKEVLIERRKELFGEGFSLSDIIRTQGTVVRKPFTNTSGQAIQVQITTPDGIVKTVNGRGHTIFAFPDQSAFTANSRYYLFSIPQKEIENNPNL, encoded by the coding sequence ATGAAAAAATTAAAATATCTGTCTTTAGCTTTAATCACAGCCCTGTTTTTAACAAGCTGTGAAAGCGATCTGGAAACTGCTCCTACCAATCAGGCTAATGAAGCGGAGGTTTTCAAAACAGCCGAAAGTGCTGAAACTGTTATTAACGGAACCTGGGCAAAATTCAATGATGACGGACCAACTTATGCCAACATAGGATATTCTACCGTGTTGAGAACGAGTGATGCCATGGGAAGTGACGTCGCGGTTTTAACCAATAAATATGGTTTTCCAGGCGCCTACGCTTTCACGGATCTGGTGAACAATACCGGTAGCCGGCCTTTGTATATCTGGAATTCTTTATACTCCGTCATCAATAATATGAATAATGTTATTGCGAGAATTGATGCTGCAGAAGGAACTCAGGAGAAAAAAGACCAGGTGAAGGGCCAGGCAAAAGCGTTGAGAGCATTCTGTTACCTGAACCTGGCAAGTTTTTACCAGTTCAGTTATTTAAAGGATAAAAATGCACTCACGGCCCCGATTTATACCGAACCTACGACCACCAGCTCAGTCGGAAAGAAAAAAGCAAGCCTGGAGGAAATTTATACGCTGGTCAAAAGTGATCTGAAGGATGCTGATCTGTTACTACAGAATTATTCAAGAAATAATAAAGATAAAATCGACAGATCGGTGGTGAATGGCCTTTTGGCAAGAGCCTATCTGAATACGGGTGAATGGACGAAGGCTGCTGCTTCCGCAAAAATTGCCAGGAACGGATATGCTTTAATGACTGCCGAGAAATATAAGGATGGCTTCAATGACATCAGCAACGGCGAATGGATCTGGGGACATGGGCAGACGCAGGAACAGTCGGGTGAAAGCTATGCGTTTCACTTTTTGGATGTTTCCTCTTCGGGAAGCTATTATTACAGCTTTATGGCAGATCCTTATTTTAAAGATTTGTTTGATACGAACGATATCCGTTATTCTTTATTCTCATGGGATGGAAATCCGGGTAGGGAAGGGCTGTTGAGATACGCCAAGTTTAAATTTAAGGCAAATTTAATTGCAGACATCGTTTTCATGAGAGCTGCTGAAATGTATTTAATTGAAGCTGAAGCTGAGGCAAGAAACGGAAATGTCAGCAATGCCGTAGGGGTTTTAAATCAGTTGAAATTGGCAAGAAATGCCAATCCATATGCAGGATCTATGGCTCAGAATGAGGTCATCAAAGAAGTTCTGATTGAGAGAAGAAAAGAACTGTTCGGTGAAGGTTTTTCGTTATCCGATATTATCAGAACACAGGGAACCGTGGTAAGAAAACCATTTACAAATACTAGCGGACAGGCAATTCAGGTGCAGATTACCACTCCGGACGGCATCGTGAAAACCGTGAATGGAAGAGGGCATACGATTTTTGCTTTCCCGGACCAGTCCGCGTTTACAGCGAACAGCAGGTATTATTTATTTTCGATTCCGCAGAAGGAGATTGAGAATAATCCGAATTTATAG
- a CDS encoding IS3 family transposase (programmed frameshift) translates to MATPKKKPTEKFVKDIRQNTRRIFTAEQKILIVMEGLRAETSVAELCRNHNIAQSQFYAWNKEFMEAGKKRLNGDVAREATSDEVSDLKKENARLKEIVADLVVRYDIVKKSRQAGLIDKYRKYMRLSAAEKYEIIQTVTTSELGVKRTLESFGIARSSFYKWYQSYLENGYDGLETTKRTNHRQWNSIPERQKDLVVEIALEHTELSARELAYKITDEQSVFISESSVYRILKQRDLIPAPNHFLLSAANEFKDKTEFVHQMWQTDFTYFKIIGWGWYYLSTILDDYSRYIIHWELCDSMKAEDVKRTVDTAIKKAKLKTKAKPKLLSDNGSCYVSNELKSYLKDDLRMKQVHGKPMHPQTQGKIERYHRTMKNVVKLNHFYHPEELIQALEKFVENYNNKRYHESINNLTPADVYFGRSEQILEKRKQTKAESIRKRRQIYNQQKLVSL, encoded by the exons ATGGCAACACCGAAAAAGAAACCGACCGAGAAATTCGTAAAAGATATTCGGCAGAACACCCGCAGAATATTCACTGCAGAGCAAAAGATTTTAATCGTGATGGAAGGTCTTCGAGCGGAGACTTCCGTAGCCGAACTTTGCAGGAACCATAATATTGCACAGTCGCAGTTTTATGCCTGGAACAAGGAGTTTATGGAAGCAGGAAAGAAGCGCTTAAATGGAGATGTCGCTCGCGAGGCTACGAGTGATGAAGTATCAGATCTGAAGAAGGAAAATGCACGTTTGAAAGAGATCGTAGCTGATCTGGTCGTTCGCTATGACATTGTAAAAAAAAGT AGACAGGCTGGATTAATCGATAAATACAGGAAATATATGAGATTATCGGCAGCTGAGAAATACGAGATCATTCAAACGGTAACCACAAGTGAACTCGGCGTGAAACGAACCTTGGAAAGTTTTGGAATTGCTAGAAGCAGCTTTTACAAATGGTATCAAAGCTACTTGGAAAACGGCTATGATGGCTTGGAAACTACGAAAAGAACAAACCATAGGCAATGGAACAGCATTCCTGAAAGACAGAAAGATCTGGTAGTAGAGATCGCTTTGGAACACACCGAATTATCTGCAAGGGAACTGGCCTACAAAATTACCGATGAGCAAAGTGTTTTTATTTCAGAATCTAGTGTTTACCGGATTTTGAAGCAAAGAGACTTAATCCCGGCACCGAATCATTTTCTTCTTTCGGCAGCAAATGAGTTCAAAGACAAAACGGAATTTGTGCATCAAATGTGGCAGACAGATTTTACTTATTTCAAGATCATAGGCTGGGGATGGTACTATCTGAGCACGATCTTGGACGATTACAGCCGCTACATCATTCACTGGGAGCTATGCGACTCAATGAAAGCCGAAGATGTGAAACGAACGGTGGACACAGCCATTAAAAAAGCAAAATTAAAGACCAAAGCCAAACCGAAACTGCTCTCGGACAACGGTTCCTGCTACGTCTCCAATGAGTTGAAAAGCTATCTGAAAGACGATTTAAGGATGAAACAGGTTCACGGAAAACCAATGCATCCGCAGACCCAGGGCAAGATTGAACGTTATCACAGAACGATGAAAAATGTAGTGAAACTAAATCATTTTTATCATCCCGAGGAACTCATCCAGGCACTGGAGAAGTTTGTAGAAAACTACAATAACAAGCGCTATCACGAGTCGATAAATAACCTCACTCCAGCAGATGTGTACTTCGGAAGATCAGAACAGATTTTGGAAAAAAGAAAGCAAACAAAAGCGGAATCCATCCGAAAAAGAAGACAAATATATAACCAACAAAAATTAGTAAGTTTATAA
- a CDS encoding cell wall anchor protein, producing the protein MKKVLFLASSLIINSAVYSQLYTPNSTTSTTTNGATGNIGIGTNNPDAKLTVQDNGVSGSNQFLLRTNHARNPERYFMKASVFGTGTEDIAFSLRHDGQMFVGGNVRLGMNDNTASDAALRIFKNENTLVEIANSLGRLQIFKSSCANCGAIGAAAGDTVLRNLGQSPNIIFYIPNNSNDGLSYTGFGNDAHGVWAKFFNNKTAKFDGKVYAKEVEVKANVWADYVFKKDYKLNSLEEVEKHIEEKGHLPNIPSAEEIITKGINVAEMDAKLLEKIEELTLYSIDQNKKLQLQSEKIEKLEKQLEQLLSTKK; encoded by the coding sequence ATGAAAAAAGTTTTATTTCTAGCAAGTAGTTTGATTATTAACAGTGCAGTATATTCTCAATTATATACGCCTAATTCAACGACTTCAACAACCACCAATGGTGCAACCGGCAATATTGGAATCGGGACTAATAATCCTGATGCCAAATTAACGGTTCAGGATAATGGAGTTTCGGGCTCTAACCAGTTTTTATTACGAACAAATCATGCCAGAAATCCTGAACGATATTTTATGAAAGCCAGTGTCTTCGGAACAGGAACAGAAGATATTGCTTTTTCCCTGAGACATGACGGGCAAATGTTTGTGGGAGGAAATGTACGGTTGGGTATGAATGACAATACAGCTTCTGATGCTGCATTACGCATCTTTAAAAATGAAAATACGCTTGTCGAAATTGCAAATTCTCTGGGCAGGCTTCAGATCTTTAAATCATCATGTGCTAACTGTGGCGCTATAGGAGCTGCTGCCGGGGATACTGTTTTAAGGAATTTGGGACAATCTCCCAATATTATCTTTTATATCCCTAACAACAGTAATGACGGTTTAAGCTACACCGGATTTGGTAACGATGCCCATGGGGTCTGGGCAAAATTTTTTAATAATAAAACTGCCAAATTCGATGGTAAAGTTTACGCCAAGGAAGTGGAAGTAAAAGCCAATGTATGGGCAGATTATGTTTTTAAGAAAGATTACAAGCTTAATTCTCTGGAAGAAGTGGAAAAACACATTGAAGAAAAAGGACATTTACCTAATATTCCTTCTGCAGAAGAAATTATAACGAAAGGCATCAATGTCGCTGAAATGGATGCTAAACTTCTTGAAAAAATTGAGGAGCTGACTTTGTATTCGATTGATCAGAATAAAAAATTACAACTCCAGTCTGAGAAAATCGAAAAGCTGGAGAAACAATTGGAACAACTTCTTTCTACTAAAAAATAA
- a CDS encoding glycosyltransferase family 39 protein codes for MQNKYSVYTFFFLVILGIIYFLSIGKDPALGDSIGFTIQGYNGFAFESNATNHFLFSNILGLAHKVLPFINVHFLFVGICIISGLLALFYLRKLLLLLEVSEKSSLMCIMIMGFSFTFWRQAVITEVYTFYLLFVILFLIQLFRFLKEKDIRHFYYMSVFLGILFLVHIQTILFGPIYFYFIFKNFRFLKKHFIYGGVITLGLFSILLIPVALGRHSLLSIFTDNAYENSLFDYDPATLLNSIIKNLGILGYNFLFFSLFILWSLKNRKWLDYILIGALPFLFFCIKHNVSDVHVFQLVPYIFIIILIGRGLDKFSKIPVLLPVIIPVFYFASYKIIQPTSIGQNIEKEKGFKGGTRYMFFPPLHDNPDLDSVLKNYEKDSLYEKYGVKEMYPSIIQWEEIKKKNNY; via the coding sequence ATGCAAAATAAATATTCAGTCTACACTTTTTTTTTCCTGGTAATTTTAGGAATTATATACTTTTTATCAATTGGTAAAGATCCTGCTTTAGGGGATAGCATTGGTTTTACGATACAAGGCTATAATGGATTTGCTTTTGAATCTAATGCTACCAATCACTTTTTGTTTTCCAATATTTTGGGGTTAGCCCATAAAGTACTCCCATTTATCAATGTTCATTTTTTATTTGTTGGAATATGCATTATTTCAGGTTTATTAGCTCTGTTTTATCTCAGAAAATTATTGCTTTTACTGGAAGTTTCTGAGAAATCATCGTTAATGTGTATTATGATCATGGGATTTTCATTTACATTCTGGAGACAAGCCGTTATTACAGAAGTGTATACGTTCTACTTGTTATTTGTAATCTTATTCCTGATTCAGTTATTCCGATTTCTTAAAGAAAAAGATATCAGACATTTTTATTATATGTCTGTGTTTCTAGGTATTCTTTTTTTAGTCCACATCCAAACCATTCTTTTCGGTCCGATTTATTTTTATTTTATATTTAAAAATTTCAGATTTCTTAAAAAACATTTTATATACGGAGGAGTTATAACCCTTGGATTATTTTCAATTCTGTTAATTCCTGTTGCGTTGGGACGTCATTCGTTATTATCTATATTTACCGATAATGCTTATGAAAACTCTCTTTTTGATTATGATCCTGCAACACTTTTGAATAGCATCATCAAGAATCTGGGGATCCTGGGATATAATTTTTTATTTTTCAGCTTATTTATTCTCTGGTCACTTAAAAACAGAAAATGGCTCGACTACATTCTTATCGGAGCTCTTCCTTTTTTATTTTTCTGTATAAAACATAATGTATCGGATGTTCATGTCTTTCAGCTTGTGCCTTATATCTTTATTATAATTCTCATAGGCCGGGGACTAGATAAATTTTCTAAAATCCCTGTTTTATTACCCGTTATTATTCCTGTTTTTTACTTTGCATCGTATAAAATCATTCAACCCACTTCTATCGGTCAGAATATCGAAAAAGAAAAAGGTTTTAAAGGAGGAACAAGATATATGTTTTTCCCTCCACTCCACGATAATCCAGATCTGGATTCTGTGTTGAAAAACTACGAAAAAGATTCACTCTATGAAAAATATGGTGTAAAAGAAATGTATCCTTCTATTATTCAATGGGAAGAAATTAAAAAGAAAAATAATTATTAA
- a CDS encoding DUF6660 family protein, with protein sequence MNLFRFILAFYFMALSVMPCEDVHQKSGPGQTELSSGIEESHSKDKGDICSPLCICNCCQITVTAFKMEPLFEIPEQIKALISRKIFFRNNNFAYQVYDHIWQPPKI encoded by the coding sequence ATGAACCTGTTCAGATTTATTTTAGCATTTTATTTCATGGCCTTATCCGTAATGCCCTGTGAAGATGTGCATCAGAAATCAGGTCCAGGCCAGACAGAATTATCTTCAGGGATTGAAGAATCCCACTCCAAAGATAAGGGAGACATCTGTTCCCCGTTATGTATCTGCAATTGCTGCCAGATTACCGTGACCGCTTTTAAGATGGAACCATTATTCGAAATTCCTGAACAGATAAAAGCCCTTATTTCCAGGAAAATTTTTTTCCGGAACAATAATTTTGCCTATCAGGTATATGACCATATCTGGCAACCACCTAAGATTTAA
- a CDS encoding efflux RND transporter periplasmic adaptor subunit: protein MKLKLNINILILLSVFLLNCNKNEKTEETKEKTEKHSENENKTVASLTEEQMNAVEVVLGPIEMKELTAVIKANGALSVPNNNKANATSLYGGVIRTLNVQVGDYVKKGQVITTIANPDFIQLQEDYLTAGSRITFAEQEYRRQKELFDNDAGAKKNLQNAEAELKILRTKRASLQRQIQMMGISPGSVSNSNLKSGLPVTAPISGTISNILLQIGSYIDVSSPVAEIVDNSSLHLDLQVFEKDLPSVKVGQKIHFTLTNNPVEEYDAEVYSIGTAFENQSKTIPVHCKVKGNKNGLIDGMNATAVVSLNNRLMPAVPNTAITSADGKDYIFLVTGQKTEGHKDEKSQEKHSGKTVNFERVEVVKGTSEMGYTAITPVKAIPEGAQIAVKGAFFINAKLTNSGEHEH, encoded by the coding sequence ATGAAGTTAAAATTAAATATCAACATACTTATTCTTTTGTCTGTTTTTCTCCTCAATTGTAATAAAAACGAAAAGACGGAAGAAACAAAAGAGAAGACTGAAAAACATTCCGAAAATGAAAATAAGACCGTTGCTTCACTGACAGAAGAGCAGATGAATGCTGTGGAGGTAGTGCTTGGACCCATCGAAATGAAGGAATTGACGGCCGTGATCAAAGCCAATGGAGCGCTGAGTGTACCCAATAACAATAAAGCAAATGCTACTTCTCTGTACGGCGGGGTGATCAGAACACTGAATGTACAGGTTGGAGATTATGTGAAAAAAGGTCAGGTGATTACGACCATTGCTAATCCGGATTTTATTCAGTTGCAGGAAGACTATCTGACGGCAGGAAGCAGAATTACATTCGCAGAACAGGAATACAGAAGACAAAAAGAACTTTTTGATAATGATGCCGGAGCGAAAAAAAATCTACAGAACGCCGAAGCAGAATTAAAAATATTAAGAACTAAAAGAGCTTCTCTTCAAAGACAGATTCAGATGATGGGAATCAGCCCCGGCAGTGTTTCGAATTCAAATTTAAAGTCAGGATTGCCGGTTACCGCACCGATTAGCGGAACCATCAGCAATATTTTGCTCCAGATCGGAAGCTATATCGATGTTTCATCTCCTGTTGCGGAAATTGTGGATAACAGTTCCCTACATCTCGATTTACAGGTTTTTGAGAAAGATTTACCTTCGGTAAAAGTCGGACAGAAAATTCATTTTACCCTCACGAACAACCCTGTGGAAGAATATGATGCCGAAGTCTACAGTATCGGAACCGCTTTCGAAAATCAAAGCAAGACCATCCCGGTTCACTGTAAGGTAAAAGGGAATAAAAACGGATTAATTGACGGAATGAATGCGACAGCTGTAGTCAGCTTAAACAACAGATTAATGCCTGCCGTTCCGAATACAGCTATTACCAGTGCCGACGGAAAAGATTATATTTTTCTTGTGACCGGACAAAAAACAGAGGGGCATAAAGATGAAAAATCTCAGGAAAAACACAGCGGAAAAACCGTTAACTTTGAGAGAGTGGAAGTAGTAAAAGGAACTTCAGAAATGGGGTATACGGCAATTACTCCGGTAAAGGCTATTCCGGAAGGAGCACAAATTGCAGTAAAAGGTGCATTTTTTATTAATGCAAAGTTGACGAATTCAGGAGAACACGAACATTAA
- a CDS encoding Fur family transcriptional regulator, which produces MKKDIENKLIDKNTKPTSMRILVYDFLSTQNAALSLSEIENNFENADRITIYRTLKTFEEKGIVHSIQETTTTKYKLCHDGCDENTHQDRHLHFYCKICKQTTCREDISFPENVQTNFRIDEIRLFAKGICENCLESLQ; this is translated from the coding sequence ATGAAAAAGGATATTGAAAATAAATTAATCGACAAAAATACAAAACCGACGAGCATGAGGATTCTGGTTTATGATTTCCTGAGCACTCAGAACGCAGCTTTATCGTTGTCTGAAATTGAAAATAATTTTGAAAATGCGGACCGTATCACCATTTACCGAACCCTGAAGACTTTTGAAGAAAAAGGAATAGTGCACAGCATTCAGGAAACTACAACTACAAAATATAAACTTTGCCACGATGGATGTGATGAAAATACCCATCAGGACCGGCATCTTCATTTTTACTGTAAAATCTGTAAACAGACCACCTGCAGAGAGGATATTTCCTTTCCCGAAAATGTTCAGACCAATTTCAGGATTGATGAAATCAGGCTCTTTGCGAAAGGCATCTGTGAAAATTGCCTGGAAAGTTTGCAATAG
- a CDS encoding heavy metal translocating P-type ATPase, translated as MEECCSTKPGKEHDHHHKGHDHDHSHDMGDQSTLKMFLPAIISLVLLLTGIALDYYIKPDWFTGWVRLIWYLTAYIPVGWPVLKEAYESIRNGDVFSEFFLMGIATVGAFSIGEYPEGVAVMLFYSVGEVFQAMAVTRAKTNIKSLLDQRPDEVTVLREGKPMTVKAEKVIIGEIIQLKSGEKLGLDGELLSETASFNTSALTGESKPDTKTKGESVLAGMINLNTVSQVKVTKAYQDSKLSKILEMVQNATAQKAPTELFIRKFAKIYTPIVVFLAIGITFLPYFFIDGYLFRDWLYRALVFLVISCPCALVISIPLGYFGGIGAGSRNGILFKGSNFLDILANVQNVVMDKTGTMTEGVFKVQEVNFMKEFNKDEILKLVNAVESKSSHPVATAIHEYVGEVDHSVPLENIEELAGYGLKTTVKGKELLVGNFKLMDKFDIRYNFKPENMVYTLIAVAYDQKFVGYLTIADSIKADAQLTVNTLKSLKVNTIMLSGDKTSVVKHVADTLGIEKAYGDLLPEDKVNKVKEIKSKNQTVAFVGDGVNDAPVVALSDVGIAMGGLGSDATIETADVVIQDDRPGKIPMAINIGKQTKKIVWQNIILAFAVKAVVLALGAGGLATMWEAVFADVGVALLAILNAVRIQRMKF; from the coding sequence ATGGAAGAATGTTGCAGTACAAAACCTGGAAAAGAGCACGATCACCATCATAAAGGCCACGACCACGACCATTCACACGATATGGGAGATCAGTCAACATTGAAGATGTTTCTTCCCGCGATCATCTCATTGGTGCTTCTGCTGACAGGAATTGCTTTAGATTACTATATAAAACCTGACTGGTTTACCGGCTGGGTTCGGTTGATCTGGTATTTAACCGCTTATATTCCGGTAGGATGGCCTGTTTTGAAGGAAGCTTATGAAAGCATCAGGAACGGCGATGTGTTCTCAGAATTTTTCCTGATGGGAATCGCTACAGTAGGAGCATTTTCTATAGGAGAATATCCTGAAGGAGTCGCCGTAATGCTTTTCTATTCCGTGGGTGAAGTTTTCCAGGCCATGGCCGTGACCAGGGCAAAAACGAATATCAAATCATTGCTCGACCAGCGTCCTGATGAGGTAACCGTTTTAAGAGAGGGAAAACCTATGACTGTAAAGGCAGAAAAGGTAATTATAGGGGAAATCATCCAGTTAAAATCAGGAGAAAAACTCGGTTTGGACGGGGAATTATTATCTGAGACAGCCTCATTCAATACCTCTGCTTTAACGGGTGAGAGTAAACCGGATACCAAAACAAAAGGAGAGTCTGTCCTGGCGGGAATGATCAATCTTAACACGGTAAGTCAGGTAAAAGTGACCAAAGCTTATCAAGACAGCAAGCTGAGTAAAATTTTAGAAATGGTTCAGAATGCGACCGCTCAAAAAGCACCGACGGAACTTTTTATCAGGAAATTTGCAAAAATTTATACGCCGATTGTTGTTTTTCTTGCCATTGGCATCACCTTTCTGCCTTATTTTTTCATTGATGGGTACCTGTTCAGGGATTGGTTGTACAGAGCGTTGGTATTTCTTGTCATTTCGTGTCCCTGCGCTTTGGTTATTTCCATTCCATTGGGGTATTTTGGCGGAATCGGAGCGGGAAGCCGAAACGGAATTTTATTCAAGGGAAGCAATTTCTTGGATATTTTGGCAAATGTTCAAAATGTCGTGATGGATAAAACCGGAACCATGACAGAAGGGGTTTTCAAAGTGCAGGAAGTGAATTTCATGAAAGAGTTTAACAAAGATGAAATTTTAAAATTGGTCAATGCCGTAGAAAGTAAAAGTTCACATCCCGTCGCCACCGCCATTCATGAATATGTAGGGGAAGTCGACCATTCTGTCCCTTTGGAAAATATCGAAGAACTGGCAGGATATGGTCTAAAAACAACGGTCAAAGGAAAAGAACTGCTGGTAGGGAATTTTAAATTGATGGACAAATTTGATATTCGTTATAACTTTAAGCCTGAAAATATGGTCTATACCTTAATTGCCGTGGCATATGATCAGAAGTTTGTAGGCTATCTTACCATTGCAGATTCAATTAAAGCGGATGCACAATTAACCGTTAATACATTAAAGTCACTGAAAGTAAACACCATCATGCTGAGTGGGGATAAAACTTCAGTCGTAAAACATGTTGCGGACACTCTAGGAATCGAAAAGGCGTATGGAGACCTGCTTCCTGAAGATAAAGTGAATAAGGTCAAAGAAATCAAATCTAAAAACCAAACCGTAGCATTCGTTGGAGATGGGGTGAATGACGCACCGGTTGTGGCTCTGAGTGATGTCGGAATAGCGATGGGCGGACTTGGAAGTGATGCTACCATCGAAACCGCAGATGTGGTCATCCAGGATGACAGGCCGGGTAAAATCCCGATGGCCATCAACATCGGAAAACAGACTAAAAAAATTGTCTGGCAGAATATCATTTTAGCTTTTGCCGTGAAGGCAGTGGTTCTTGCTTTAGGGGCGGGCGGCCTGGCAACCATGTGGGAAGCGGTCTTTGCCGATGTGGGAGTGGCTTTGCTGGCGATCCTGAATGCAGTGAGAATTCAGCGGATGAAATTCTGA
- a CDS encoding YHS domain-containing protein has translation MKSKIILTALLSVSLMACAQETPKVKHKKSDTSAKSKVQKLKFANAADPICHMPTEPGMKDTAVYKNKTYGFCSAYCKDEFKKNPEKYAQK, from the coding sequence ATGAAATCAAAAATTATTTTAACGGCATTATTGTCGGTTTCGCTGATGGCCTGTGCCCAGGAAACGCCTAAAGTAAAGCATAAAAAATCAGATACCTCTGCAAAATCAAAGGTCCAAAAACTGAAATTTGCGAACGCTGCCGATCCGATTTGTCATATGCCAACAGAACCCGGTATGAAAGATACGGCAGTCTATAAAAATAAAACGTACGGTTTTTGCAGTGCTTACTGTAAAGACGAATTCAAGAAAAATCCTGAGAAATATGCCCAAAAATAA
- a CDS encoding SCO family protein: MPKNKKPDNSRSKIIVPIAVIALLFLGIGIGMGYFKKSLYTVMKVPDFELTDQNNKKITSKQMLGKVYLVEFFFSRCPTICPVMNTNMRAIEDEINDPDFGIISISIDPENDTPRLLKQHAERIGAKSPNWHFLTGDRAYIGNIADQFNIYVGDKEDEGESLNHSGMIALVDKDGNIRCRYNKDNMPILYYSGLNYEDAEGKTPKLTGKYHPDREMLIEDIKKLLK; the protein is encoded by the coding sequence ATGCCCAAAAATAAAAAACCAGATAATTCCAGAAGCAAAATCATTGTCCCCATTGCGGTTATTGCATTGCTTTTCCTGGGAATAGGTATAGGGATGGGTTATTTTAAGAAAAGTCTGTATACCGTAATGAAAGTTCCGGATTTTGAGCTGACGGATCAGAATAACAAAAAGATCACCAGTAAACAGATGCTTGGGAAAGTATACCTCGTTGAGTTTTTCTTCAGCAGATGCCCCACGATTTGTCCCGTCATGAATACCAATATGAGGGCCATCGAGGACGAAATAAACGATCCTGATTTCGGAATTATCTCCATCAGTATCGATCCCGAAAACGATACCCCCCGATTATTAAAACAACATGCTGAAAGAATTGGGGCGAAATCTCCCAACTGGCATTTTTTAACGGGAGACAGAGCGTATATCGGAAATATTGCAGATCAGTTTAATATTTATGTAGGTGACAAAGAAGATGAAGGCGAAAGCCTGAACCACAGCGGTATGATTGCCCTTGTCGACAAGGACGGTAATATCCGCTGCCGGTACAATAAGGATAATATGCCGATTCTGTACTACTCAGGATTAAACTATGAGGATGCTGAAGGCAAAACCCCCAAGCTCACAGGTAAATATCATCCCGACCGGGAAATGTTAATCGAAGATATTAAGAAATTATTAAAATAA
- a CDS encoding superoxide dismutase, translating into MKVAALSAVLAAQFALAQFKQNPLPYAYNALEGNIDAQTMEIHYSKHAAAYVANLNKAIAGTPQEKQTLFQIMSNASKLPAAVRNNAGGHYNHELFWTVLTPEKNTKPSEKLTKAINASFGSMDAFKEKMSKAGADRFGSGWAWLSVDKSGKLFVSSTPNQDNPLMDVVEEKGTPIFGIDVWEHAYYLKYQNKRADYLTAIWNVTNWKEISRRYEEATSKK; encoded by the coding sequence ATGAAAGTAGCTGCTTTAAGTGCAGTATTGGCAGCGCAGTTTGCGTTGGCACAGTTTAAACAAAATCCTTTACCTTATGCCTATAATGCATTGGAAGGGAATATCGATGCGCAGACCATGGAAATTCACTATTCAAAACATGCAGCAGCCTATGTTGCCAACCTGAATAAAGCTATCGCAGGAACTCCACAGGAAAAGCAGACCCTGTTCCAGATCATGTCGAATGCTTCGAAGCTGCCGGCGGCTGTAAGAAACAACGCGGGAGGGCATTACAACCACGAATTATTCTGGACCGTTCTTACTCCTGAGAAAAATACAAAGCCCTCTGAAAAACTGACAAAAGCCATTAACGCCTCTTTTGGAAGTATGGATGCATTTAAGGAGAAAATGAGCAAAGCGGGAGCCGACCGGTTTGGTTCAGGCTGGGCATGGCTTTCGGTAGATAAAAGCGGAAAATTATTCGTTTCTTCCACACCTAACCAGGACAATCCTTTAATGGACGTGGTAGAAGAAAAAGGAACGCCTATCTTCGGGATCGATGTATGGGAACATGCCTATTATCTGAAATATCAGAATAAGAGAGCAGATTATTTAACGGCGATCTGGAACGTTACCAACTGGAAGGAGATCAGCAGAAGATACGAAGAAGCTACCAGCAAAAAATAA